The Dyadobacter sp. 676 DNA window TCGACGTGCGTACGGGAAAGCTCAGATGGACCTTCCACACCGTGCCCGAGCCCGGTGAGCCAGGCTACGATACCTGGCCGCCCGATGCCTGGAAGCGCATAGGAGGAGCTAATAACTGGGCAGGAATGGTGCTGGACGAACAGCGGGGGACCGTATATTTCGGTACCGGCTCACCGTCCGTCGATTTCTACGGTGCCGACCGCCAGGGCATGAATTTGTATGCCAATTGCGTGATTTCACTCAATGCCGAAACGGGGAAAATGAACTGGTACTATCAAACCGTTCACCACGACCTTTGGGACAGGGATATTTCCTGCCAGCCTAATCTTCTCACGGTTACGCACAAAGGCCCGGACGGCAAGCCGCGGAAGATCGACGCCGTAGCGCAGGCTACCAAGGACGGGCTGCTTTTCCTGCTCGACCGCGATACCGGCAAACCGCTGTTCCCGGTCGAGGAACGCCCGGCACTGACCGACTACCATTTGCCTGGCGAGCATCCCTGGCCCACGCAGCCGTTTCCGACGAAGCCGACGCCATTTGCCCGTCAGAATTTTACATTGCAGGAAATCACCGACCGCACGCCGGAAGCTCATGCATTCGTAAAGGAGAAATTTAACCAAACCCGGTCCGGTAACAAGTATATGCCGCCGAGCAGAGAAGGCAGTCTTTACCTGGGCATCGGCGGGGGAGCGGAGTGGGGTGGAAACGCGGCCAGCCCGGACGGCATTTTGTACCAGAATTCCAATGAAATGGTGTGGGACCTTAAAATGATGGATTACAACGCCCCGGTGGCCGGTCCCAAAACCACCGCCTCGCCCGGACAGGCCATCTACATGCGAAATTGTGCCGCCTGCCATCGCGCGGATCGTCGGGGAAGCGGGCAGGAATATCCGGGCCTTATAGAAGTGGGCAATCGGATGTCGAAGGACGAAATCGACAACATTATCAAAAGCGGTCGGGGGCGGATGCCTTCCTTCCAGCACATTACGGACAAGGAGCGCGAAGAACTGGTCGGTTTCCTTTTAAATGCGGAGAAAAAAGCGGCGATTTCGGAAAACCACAGCGCAAGCGAAGCGCCAGCGGAGACGAGGTCGGCATTCCCGTACATTCCCCCTTACATTAACAATGGCTGGACGCGCTTTTTCGACCCGGACGGTTACCCGGCCATTAAGCCACCCTGGGGAACATTGAATGCGATCGATCTCAACACAGGCGAATACCTCTGGCGCGTTCCGCTGGGAGAATTCCCCGAGCTGACCGGAAAAGGCATGCCTGTAACAGGTACCGAAAATTATGGCGGACCGATCGTTACGGCGGGTGGGCTGGTGTTTATAGCTGCTACCAAAGACGAGAAAATCCGCGCATTCGACCGGAAAACAGGGAAAATCGTTTGGGAATACCAATTGCCGGCCGGCGGTTTTGCAACACCGGCTACTTATATGGTTAACGGAAAACAATATATAGTGATCGCGGCCGGCGGCGCGAAGAACGGCCACAAGCCGGGTGGTAAATACATTGCATTCGCATTGCCATAGCCACGACGGCATTTGGCCATAATAAAAACAAATGATTTATTCCCGACATTCAAAACATGACCTATTGACTATTCCTGACCCTTTCATATTTTTTAATAAACCATTCCTAATCCAAAAATCTATGAATAACCATATCTCCGGGCCCGATCAGAACCGTCGTAACGCTTTGAAAATGCTGGGGGCCGGTTCGGCGGCTGGCTTGCTGGGCCTCCTGGGCGGCACCGACCGGGCATTGGCACGCGAGCATTACACACAGCCTGCCTACGCGAAAGGCATGGCGCCGGTGAAAATCAAGAGTGTAAAGGCCATAGCCACCGCGCCACAGGGCTCGAACCTCATCGTAGTGAAAGTCGAAACAACGGAGCCCGGGCTTTACGGCCTCGGTTGCGCCACCTTTACGCAACGCGCGTTCGCGGTGGTGACGGCGATCGATACTTATCTCAATGAGTTCTGTGTCGGAAAGGATGTCGATAACATCGAGGATATGTGGCATGCGACCTACGTGAGCTCCTACTGGCGCAACGGCCCCGTGCTGAACAATGCTTTGAGCGGCCTCGACGAAGCGTTATGGGACATTAAGGGCAAGCGTGCCGGAATGCCGGTGTACCAGTTGCTAGGAGGCAAGGCCCGTTTCGCGATA harbors:
- a CDS encoding pyrroloquinoline quinone-dependent dehydrogenase — protein: MHSNQPKNVGSPGRSLPALAILAVLMPLVGLVGSHYDDRNADWVAYGGNKAGNRYSPLTQINLSNVGRLKVAWEYDAARLAPGLEAPRRPLEIQCQPIIVGGILYGTTPHLSLFALKADTGEELWRFDPFTGATPRFHVNRGVMFWQDGHDKRVLYTAGNHLFAVNAATGQLITGFGDGGKVDLSEGVTGRPGRENDRLSVDATSPGVIYKDLLVIGSRVSEYGDAAPGHIRAFDVRTGKLRWTFHTVPEPGEPGYDTWPPDAWKRIGGANNWAGMVLDEQRGTVYFGTGSPSVDFYGADRQGMNLYANCVISLNAETGKMNWYYQTVHHDLWDRDISCQPNLLTVTHKGPDGKPRKIDAVAQATKDGLLFLLDRDTGKPLFPVEERPALTDYHLPGEHPWPTQPFPTKPTPFARQNFTLQEITDRTPEAHAFVKEKFNQTRSGNKYMPPSREGSLYLGIGGGAEWGGNAASPDGILYQNSNEMVWDLKMMDYNAPVAGPKTTASPGQAIYMRNCAACHRADRRGSGQEYPGLIEVGNRMSKDEIDNIIKSGRGRMPSFQHITDKEREELVGFLLNAEKKAAISENHSASEAPAETRSAFPYIPPYINNGWTRFFDPDGYPAIKPPWGTLNAIDLNTGEYLWRVPLGEFPELTGKGMPVTGTENYGGPIVTAGGLVFIAATKDEKIRAFDRKTGKIVWEYQLPAGGFATPATYMVNGKQYIVIAAGGAKNGHKPGGKYIAFALP